Proteins encoded within one genomic window of Balaenoptera ricei isolate mBalRic1 chromosome 10, mBalRic1.hap2, whole genome shotgun sequence:
- the LOC132372426 gene encoding histone H4: protein MSGRGKGGKGLGKGGAKRHRKVLRDNFQGITKPAIRRLARRGGVKRISGLIYEETRGVLKVFLENVIRDAVTYTEHAKRKTVTAMDVVYALKRQGRTLYGFGG from the coding sequence ATGTCCGGCCGAGGTAAAGGTGGTAAAGGGCTGGGTAAGGGAGGCGCTAAGCGCCACCGGAAGGTCTTACGGGACAACTTTCAGGGTATTACGAAGCCCGCCATTCGCCGTCTGGCTCGCCGTGGTGGTGTGAAGCGCATCTCTGGCCTCATCTATGAGGAGACCCGGGGGGTGCTCAAAGTGTTCCTGGAGAACGTGATCCGTGATGCGGTGACTTACACGGAGCACGCCAAGCGCAAGACGGTTACGGCCATGGATGTGGTGTATGCGCTGAAACGCCAGGGCCGCACCCTCTACGGCTTCGGCGGCTGA